TCTATCTGATCGAAATTAGATTCTACTTTGCGCTGATCCCACCGCCAGTGATTCTTATCCCATTTCTCCTTTTCCATTGCGATGTATTCGGCTTTTGTCCAGGAAGTGGTCGTTTTTTTTGCTGGATTACCGGGCTTTTGCCAGACTCGGACATAATCTACGGACATGGTCGTTGGAAAACCTGCTGCAGTGGTTTTATCCGGGACGGGCACACGCTCCCCTTCTTTGTAGGCGACGAACGGATAACGCAGACCTAATGACAGTGTGACGTGCATTGGCAGATGCCAGTACAGGTTCGGCTTGCGCGCGACTTCGTTCCCGTCGATGTACCACACGATCCAGTCCGGTGAATTTTCTACGGCGTAGACGTGATAGTCCGCGCGCGGATCCCAGGGAGAATCAAAATGGTTGCTGCAGAGTTCCGGGCGGTTGTGTGGCCTGACCCATTGCCGCTGGCCTGCTTTCAGCAGGGTTGTATGTAGATTGCAGTCGATACGAGTGACGGGGAAGTGTTGTTTCGTCTTAAAATCAAATTCGCATTGCTGCAACTCAACAACGTCGATTTCTGAATAGGCAACGGTTTCACCGTCCTGTGCCAGGTACCGATTTTGAGGCCCGATACTGTAAAGCCAGAACGACGGACACGCGCCCGGGTAACGAGAACAGCCTTTGACGCGGGCCTCAAAATATCCATAGGTGATTGTTTTCTCGTTTCGCGCCATTCCGGAGGTGTAATAAAGTACCTGCTTTCCCCGCTGGTGTTCCTTCTGCAGCATACGAAGATGCAGGGCGCCTTCCTTTTGTGTCACGTTCTGGGGTTCCCAACTCCATGGTCCAAAGTCCTGCGTATCAATATTCCATTTCGCGCGATCGACTTCAGCACCATCGAACTCATCCGACTGTCCGGCCACAAATTTCCATGCACTTGATTTACTGTCCAGCTTCGTCTTGAGGGGGACAGGATCAGCGGCGGCGGCCATGCCAAGGGGAAAGAGGATCCCCAGCATCATTCCCCAGAATGGACCCGCTAATATAACAACGCATTTTTGACAGTGAGTTGAATTCGTATCCACAGGATTTCCTCGCTACGACGAGACGATACTCTGTTCCCACTCATGTTAAAGCAGGTCTCTACGAGCATCTCTTTGCTGTCATTATACCGCGGTCTGAACAGACGCGTAAACGGATCACCCTGATCTATCTTATCGACTATCAAGCCGGGTCAGGCTCGGGCAGCACGAGTCCAGACGCACAGATGTCTGTAGGTGCAATCGATGAAAGTCAGGCGACCAGGGTGGTTGCTCAGCATTCAGTCACTTCAATTGTCCCCCGTTTAAAATCCGAATAATCCGCAGATTCTGTCGAAAACACCGCTTACTAGAAGTTGGCACGCAATTCGCTTTTGAACAGGGTGCCTTCATCTACAGGCATTCATGAACAGTAATATCGGAGAAAAACGATGATTAATATAAATCAGAATAACAGCACCAGCGAGGTTCCATGCGAGGGGATTCTGGATGCCATTGGCTCCACCCCTTTGATTCGTTTACGCCGCTACCTGGGCACAGATGATATTCAGCTATACGCCAAAGTCGAAGCATTCAATCCAGGGGGGAGTGCCAAAGACCGCCCCGCCTGCGCCATGATCGAAGATGCGCTCCGCTCCGGGGCGATCAACAAAACTACCACGATCATTGAATCCACTTCCGGTAACATGGGCATCGGTCTGGCACAGGCCTGCTGTTATTTTGGTCTGCCTCTGATTTGTGTCGTCGACCCGTTTGCCCAGGAGCAGAACGTTGCCATCATGCAGGCATACGGGGCGGTGATTGAACGAGTCACGCGACCTCTGCAAGGCGCTTACCTCAAAGCACGGTTGGCCCGGGTGATGGAACTCATTAATGGGATTCCCGATTCTTACTGGCCGAACCAATACAGTAATTTGAAAAATCCGCTTTCTCACGAACAGGGTACGGTTCAGGAAATCGACGAAGCATTGAATGGTGAAATCGATTATCTGTTTGTCGCAACCAGCAGCACTGGTACGGCACGTGGCTGTCGGGACTACCTGAAAAAACGGGGACGCCACACTAAGGTGATTGCCGTCGACGCTGAAGGGAGTGTGCTGTTTGGTGGTCTGGCAGGTCGCAGGCGGATCCCCGGAATGGGAGCAGGTCACGTATCTGCATTAGCTGCAGGACAGCAATTTGATGATGTGAAACGGGTCAGCGATCTGGATTGTGTGGTGGGTTGCCGACGCATGGTTAAATATGAGGCGATTCTCGCAGGAGGATCAGCGGGCGGCGTGCTGGAAGCGATTCGCTCGATGATTCCTGAATTGCGATCCAAAGTGTGTGCCGCCATTTTGCATGACTCGGGCACCCGTTACCTCGATACCATTTTTTCTGATCAATGGGTGGAGAGAGAACTGGGGTGTTCCACAGAAGAACTGCAGGCACGAATCGAGCAGCCCAGTCAGGTTGGAACGGTTTCTGTACAGAGAGGGTCTCGCTTCACTCCACATTTGCGCGAATATGTGAAGGAACATGCAACGATATGATAACGGCACTTCAAACGGGGCAACATACCGTTAAAAAAATGCGACCTGCTGCATCCGCTCCCTTCAAGATCGCTATTGTAGGTTGTGGTCCGAAGGGGATGTACTGTCTGGAACGGCTGGCTTATGAGCTGGCTCGTTCGCGTCAACAGTCGGAAGTACAGATCACCGTCTTTGAACCAGCTCCCTTTCCGGGGGCCGGGGCCGTTTATCATCCGCGACAGCCGCATTATTTACGCATGAACTTTGCTTCCGAGTTGATCAATGTCTGGCCGGAGACCCTGCGGCGGCGTGATCCGCAATCATTTCCCACACTCGTGGAATGGCTGCAAGACAAATATCCTCACCACGCTGATCCGCGAGGCTTTGCGCCTCGGGCGATTGTCGGCGAATATCTTGCGACAGCATTTCAAAAAACAATACAGCTGTTCCCTGATTTTGTAACCGTGAACCAGGTTGCAGAGAAAGTGACTGGTATCAAAAAAACAGAGGACCGCTGGTTACTCGAAACCGCAGACAACGAAATCGCATTTGATGAAGTTCTACTGGCACTGGGGCATGAAGGCTGGCGAGCAGCCCCTTCTTCCTTCTCGCAGTCGGAACAGATCATTGAAAAGGTGTTTCCCGTGGAGCAGATGTTGTCCTCTGCACGCATACCCCCGCAATCCACGGTAGCCGTACGCGGTTTTGCTTTGACATTTATTGACGCCTGCCTCGCATTAACAGAAGGGCGTGGCGGAAAATTCTGTTGTGAAAACCGGCAGTGGAAATACCTTCCGTCCGGGGATGAGGTGCAGTCGATCGTGCCTTTTTCCCGGACGGGACACCCGATGCTGGCTAAACCAGATCGTCGTTATTTCCGGAGCAACCCGGAACGAGAGCAGATCTGGGAACAGGGACGTCTTCGTATTTTGAAACTCAAACAGCCCGCAGCAGGTCTTGATTTTCAAACCTCAATCTGGCCTGTGATTTTGAAAACAGCAGAAGAAGCGCTGCTCTCACTGGTTCCCGATCATCAGATAGGAACGCAGACTCCGATGGTCGGACTGAATCGCTGGTTTCAGGACTGGAGCAACAGAATCTTTACACCTGCTGAAACATGGGAGCGCCTGCAACAGTCTTACCGCATTGCAACAGGCCAGCAGGCGCCGGACGAAGCCTGGGCACTGGGTGAAACGTTTCGACAGCTGTACCCCGCGCTGGTGCGCAGAATCAGTTATGGCGGACTGGCATTGACCAGCTGGGCAGATTTTCAGCGTGATGCGCAAGAGATGGAGCGACTGGCATTTGGTCCTCCCGCCGAAAATGTAGGACGACTGATGGCACTCATTGAAGCGGGCATTGTCAATTTAGAATACCTGCGGTCTGATTTCGTTCCACACCAGAATAGACTGATACTGGAAGCCGAGGGGAAACGGACATCAGTGGACCGATTGATCAACGCGGTCATCCCTGCCTGTGATCAATTCTCGGAAAACTCTCTATTGGAAAAACTGCTTTCTTCAGGCTGGATCAGGCGGATGCTGGGCGCGGGGGGAATCGCCGTTGATGGCGCAGCCCGTCCGATCCAGCTGGAGGAGCAGATCACAGAGGGACTGGCTGTCATCGGGCGTCCCACGGAAGGTTGTGTACTGGGGAACGATACCCTCAGTCGCCAGCTCCATTCCTGCCCCGATCAATGGGCACGCAGTGTCCGCGATCATATCGCTCATAGGAAGCAGACATGAAAACCGCAGAACATGAGACAGAATTCTCCGCTCCTTCAGACTTGCTCACAAGTAACGTGCGCAGCTACTGTCGGGGAATGTTGCCGCTGACAGCAAAATTGGAACCCTGGATCACCGAACTCTGCCAGAGTACGACACTCCCTGCGCTGGTGCAGGAACATGGTTCCCCCTTGAATGTGCTCAACACGGAACCGTTTCAGCGAAACGTGACAGCGCTGTATGAAGTGGCGCAAGCTCAGGGAATCGACTACGATGTCTATTTCGCCCGCAAAGCGAATAAGTGCCTGGCCTTTGTCGAAGCGGCAAAAGAACTGGGATGTGGCGTTGATACGGCCAGCATCCAGGAGCTGCAGCAGGTACTCGCGTCCCAGATCCCTGGAGAAAAAATCATTTGCACTGCTGCTGTGAAATCGGAGGCGCTGCTGCGGCTGTGTCTCGAATCGGGTGTCACCATCGCCGTTGATCATCTCGATGAATTGATGCAGACAGTGATTCTGGCAGAACAAGTCAATCGCCGGGCCGATATCGCGGTGCGTCTCAGCGGTTTTCAACATCAGGGAAGGAAACTACCTTCCCGGTTCGGGTTTGATATTGATGAAATCCTGCCGCTGCTTCAGGACCTTCAGCATGACTCCCCCCACAGCTTGCAGTATTTGAATCTGATCGGTGTGCATTTTCATCTGGACGGCTACTGCCAGGCACAGCGTCTGTCAGCCATTCAACGGCTGCTGCCGCTGATCGATGAGTTGCGGTCCCGAGAATTTCCTGTCCGGTTCCTGGATATCGGCGGCGGGTTTCCGATGCGCTATCTTGAATCGGAGACAGAATGGGATACCTTCTGGCAGACCCATCGGCGGGCGCTGCTGGGAGAAGAAGATTCGCTTACGTATCGAAATCATGGATTGGGGCTGACGCCGGTGGAAGGTACACTGATTGGTAAGCCGAACTGTTATCCTTATTATCAAAGTCTGGTACAGGCGGACTGGTTTGAAGAAATATTAACATCAGAAAGCGAAGCAGGCACGATTGCGGATTCGCTGCGAAAGCGGCAGATTCAACTGCGGTGTGAACCGGGCCGGAGCGTACTGGATGGCTGTGGTTTTACGGCGGCACGCGTCGAGTATCGGAAACAGCAACCGAGCGGCGACTGGCTGATCGGACTGTCGATGAATCGCACACAGTGCCGCACGAGTAGTGACGATTTTCTCGTCGACCCCTTCTTAATTCCTGCTACAGAAGATTCCCTGCTCCCGCGTACGCCGGCAGGTATTTCTGGTTATCTCGTCGGCGCTTACTGTACCGAGTCGGAGTTGTTGAGTCTGCGCAAGTTACAGTTTCCGCATGGCGTGGGCATCGGTGACCTGATCGTCTTCCCGAATACCGCGGGTTACTTCATGCATTTTCTGGAAAGTCGCTCGCATCAGTTTCCGCTGGCTCGGAATGTTATTTATGATAACATCACGGACCAGGCTGAGCTTGACCTGGTTTCCCATTAATCCCCACCGGGAGAAAATGTACTCAGTCAAAAAATCGTTTTCACATTCTTAAACACCTACTTCAGCTCCACAGGCTCCCCCAGGACCTGAATGCTGAGCAGGTGATGCGACGGCATCTTCGTGCCGCGTTCGACGACGGGGACCTTCCCGTCCTCTTCCAGATCGGATTTCTTCAGCCTCCAGATTACTTGTTTGTCGCGGGTGATTTCAAACGCCTGTATGTCGTTGTTCATTCCTTTGCGATGATGATAATCGGAATTGATCACTACCAGGTTCCCGTTTTTGCGGACCTGTACGCCGACCGGATACAACAGTTCGAAACCCAGTTCGTCCTGCTTATCCAGCTCCCAGGTGATCTTGCCGTCCGGGTCGACTTCGATGATGCGGTACGATGCAATGCATGGGATCAGTGTGCGGCCGTTTGCCAGCCGAATGGCGGTGAACGCGCGATCGTTCTCGTTCAGCTTAAACCGCCAGACCTCTTTGCCGTCCGCGTTGAGTTCGAGAATCACTTTATTGTCGCGATACGAAATCAGGTACGTGCCCTGCGGCGTCTTGCGGGCCTGCATATAACGGTTATGAACATTCTTGCCGCCATCGGGCAGATCAATCGATAACGTCACGTTCTGCTGTCGGTCCACTTCCAGCAATTTCTGATTGCCACAGTCGAGAATCAGCACTTTTCCATCCGGCAGAGGCTGACAGGAGTTGATTTCCTGCTTGCCAGGTTCCCGCGGGATTTTGTAGTCCCACACCGTCTCTTTGTCCGGGTTCACTTCCCGCACACCATACCGATGACAAAACAGTACGTTCCCGCTCGGCAGCTTCCAGGCATCATAGACCGTTTCGATGTCCGGAGGCTGGTAATGCCAGACGATGTGATTCTGTTCGTCCAACTGCATGATCCCTTCGCCGTAGCCAATCAACAGTGGGTGTCCCGAACTCTTGTCTGCTCCGCTTGCCGGGTCTCCCTGCAGAATAAAACAGACCAGTAAAGTGATCCAGATTGCGTTGAAGTATTTCATGGTGCGCTTTCGATTGAACGTTCTGACTGGAAAGTATTTTTGCCGGTTCATCATATCTACAGGGTAATCTTATGTGGAAGTCTCAGGAACCAGTTTGACCGGGTAGGTATTGCCGGACGCGAACTGGGGGACATAGATCGCGCCGTCGGTTGCGACGAGCAGGTCGTGGGGATGCTGAAAGAAGCTGCCCTGTTGCCGCATGGGCTGTAATTTTCCGTCAACATAGCGGGGCGGGGTGCCGCCGATATTGGAGACAATTTTGTAGTCGCGATCCAATACCGAAATATAGCCGCGGCTGTCGCGGTCTTTCGGCCAGTTGTCCGCCAGGTGGGGCACGAACATGTGCTCGCCGACAATCTGGATCATACGGGGATTCGAACCGGGCAGGGCGATTTCTTCAATCAGCTTTCCGTCCAGTGAAAGACGTTTGATCGTCTGTTGATCGCTCATCGCGATGACCAGTTCCGGTTCGCCGGGACCGCGAGTATCGATAGTGCCTCCGTGCGGTCCCCAGTGCGCGATGCCCCCTTCCGGCCCGCCGAAATAATTCAGGACTTTTCCCGCACGGTTGTAACGCATGATATAATCTTTACCGTACCCGTCGAGTACAAAGAAATCGCCGTCAGGCAGATGCAGCGTCCAGGCAGGACGAAACTCTTTCTCGCTGGCATACTTGCCTGTTGACTTCGGATAGATCACTTCCATCAGAATCTCGCCGTCCAGCGTCGTTTTGAAAACACGGTGCAGGTTGAGGTCGGTGATGAACAGCACTTCCCGATCATTTTCTTTCACGATCTGCAGGCCATGCGCGCCGGGAAACCGCGTGCCCCACTTATTGATCAGTTTTCCGTCCTTGTCATAAACGATGACATTATTCGCCAAATGATCGGTGAGCAGATAAATCCGGCCCTGCGCATCAACGACCATGGCGCTACAGTTCTTGACTGGCGTTTTGTCATCGAGGACACCCCAGCCGGCGACGGGACGATATTGAAACTGGTTCTGTCCCAACACAGGCAGTTTGTTTTCGCTGGCGCTTAACGGATTAGCTCCCAGTGCAAGGGTTCCCGACAGCAGGGTCTGAGCCAGGAAGTCGCGTCGATGCAGTCGGCGGTCAAGCATGGTTTACTCCTGTGAGAAAGTGAATCATCGTTTCTTATTTCCCCTCAGCACGCCAGCGTTTCATCAATTGAATATTCGCTTCCAGGATCGCGGCCTGTTCGGGTTCCCGCTTGCGGCTCTTGTTCAGATACGGTTTCATATCACTGTCGTACATGGCTTCCGATTCGGGGAAGCGACCGCGGTCGTCTGTGTCGAGTTCCCAGTTTGCGAGCAGGCAGCGGAATTCGGTGAGTTGTTCTTGATACGCGGCGTCATCGGCCAGGTTGTGGATCTCCCAGGGATCGTTGGTGAGATCGTAGAGTTCTTCTTCGGGTCGCGTTTCGGCGAGATGCAGTGACTGGGCCGCGTTCAGTTTGCCGGCAGCGTAAAGTTCGCGCAGCACCGGCACGAACGGTTTGCCGTCTTTATATCGACAGGGCTGCAGATAAGGTCGTTCAGGCAGGTAATTGCGGATGTACTTGAAATTTCCTTTGCGGACGCTGCGTATGTGATCGACGGTTTCGTCACAGCGGTCGCGGGCCGAAACTACGTATGTGCGCGGCCTGGCATCCGGTCCGAACAGGGGACGCCCCTGCATCGTTGTGGGAATGTCAATGCCCGCGAGGGCCAGGCTGGTTGCCGACAGGTCGATGTGTGCGATCAGTTCATCGCGTAACGATTTTGCTCCCACGAACTTTGGTCCCCAGACAATGAACGGAATCTTCAGCCCTTCTTCGTAGAGAAACTGTTTGCCACGGGCGTGACTGATGCCGTGATCGGTCAGAAAAAAGAGGATTGTATTGTCGAGCACTTGTTCCTGTTTCAATTTGTCAAGAATGCGGCCCACTTGTTTGTCGGTGTAAGAGACCGAGTTCAGGTAGGCGGCCCAGTCTTCTCCAATCACGGGGTGATCCGGATAATAGGGTGGCAGCGTGACTTCGTCTGCTGTGATCAAAGTGTCCAGACCGGTTTTCACTTCGTCATACCAGCGATCGACGTTGCGCAGTTTTCCCCCCTGCAGTTGATATTGCGCGAAGAAGGGTTGCCCGTTCGCGCGTTTTGTCCAGTCCACGCCGTCATAAAGGTCGGATTTCTGATAAGCGAAGTTGTAATCCTCTTTGCCAGGCCGGGTCCCTTCGGGGTTGGCGTTTGTCGTATAATAACCGGCTTTGCGAAAGAGTTCCGGAACGGTCTGCATGCCTGCGGGTAAGTTGATTTTCAACGTGCCCCGTGAGCTGCGATGATGGTGCGCACCGATGGTGGTCTGATACATGCCTGTGATCAGGGCGGAACGAAATGTGGAGCAGACCGGCGCCGTCGCGTAGGCGTTGCGAAATACCACGCCTTCCCGGGCCAGTTGATCCACGTGAGGCGTCTCGACCAGTTTCTCCCCCTGGTAGCCGAAATGACAGGACATATCGTCGACCAGAATCCAGACAATGTTCGGTCGTTGCTTTGTGTTTGCAGCTGTCTTCGCTGCTACGGTCCTGGCAGACATAATCAATGTCAGAACCAGGAGAACGATTAGCATGTTGAGCGGCTTGAAGTTCACAGGGTCTGCTTTCTGTTGGGATCTGCGATTCGAAAACTAATCATGCGGGTTCACAATATTTCGCCAGCCCGGGTAGATCGGACGTGCCGATGCGTTCGATCCTCCTTTGACGGGTGGCGCGGGGGGAATATTCTTGAGGGTCTGCTGCAGCAACTGGCGTGACTGTTCTCCCTGTCTGCCTGCCTGACCGGAGGCGAGATTCTGACTCTCAGTCAGATCGACGGGCACATAATAAAAGCGGCCGTCGCGGTAGAGTTTGAAGTCGGCGTTCCGCACATACTGATCCCCGGTGAACCGTCCCCAGTAAGGCTGGTAATGATTCAGCACCCACTCCCGGGGCTGACCCGCTTTGCCGTTGAGTTGAGGCAGAAAACTGCGGCCGTCGATGGGGTCGTCTTTTCCGAGCTTGACATCCGCCATTGCGGCGAACGTGGGATAGAAATCCGTAAAGTCGATCAGGTCATTCAGTACCTTGCCCTCGGGCGTGTGTCCTTTCCAGTAGGCGACCAGCGGCACATGGGTGCCCATGTCGGTGGTGGAACCTTTGCCGCCATGAATGGTTTGGCGGTTCCACTGCGAGGTGATTTGCACGTTCGTGCCATTATCGGCGGTAAACAGAATGAGCGTGTTGTCCAACTGGCCAACGTCCTCCACCTGTTTGACAATCTTGCCGACGAGTGTGTCCAGGTAGTTGACCATCGCGACAAAGTTGGCTTTGCGTGCCTGCTTGCCTTTCGGCTGTTTGTTGGCGGCCTGCGTGCGGGGTGCGTCTCCGATGGTATCGGGTGTAGGCACAAACGGATTGTGGACCAGCGTGGTCGGGTAATAGACAAAGAACGGCTCATCTTGATTCTTTTTGATGAAGTCACAGAGAAAATCCGACATGATGTCCGGACCGTATTGGTCCTGGTTGTCTGCAATTGTGAGGAACTTGCCGTTCTGTTCCAGCGGCGGACTCCAGAAACGCTCACCGCCCCCCTCTTTGATTTTCGTTTTCGTCGTCACCTGCCAGAGACAGTATTCCTCGAAGCCCGCTTGGAACGGCCGCGTATTGTCGGCGTGCCCTTCCGCACCATGGTAGAGTCCGTTCAACTGCCACTTACCGGCAATTGCGGTTTTGTAACCCGCGGACTGCAGCATCTGGCCGAACGTTTTCTCTTTGGGATTCAGATAACCAAAATGGGTGTAGTTACGAAAATTATATTTGCCCGTCATCAGCTTGACGCGGGATGGCGTGCAGAGGGGCGTCGAATAGCAGTTCGTGAATCGGACTCCCTGTTTTGCGAGCGCATCGATGTGCGGCGTTTTATAATCATCGGCACCGTAACTGCCGAAACATTCCCAGCTGACGTCATCGGCCATGATGAGAATGATATTCGGCTTGCGGGTTTCTGTTGCGGCTTGCTGCGCGACGACATCGCTGGCAAAAAAACCTGCTGAGAAAATCAATATGAGACTGAGAACGAGTTGTTTCATTTCTGCTTCCGTTTCTTTTTTTTACCGCCGAATTTTGTGTGCTGGTCGGCTTCGAGTTCGGTCTGCTGGCCTTGGTCGCCGCAGTGTTTCATCCAGGCGTCCAGCTCTGCTTTCAGTTCGGCCTGCACAGTTGCGTACTCCGGTTTGCCGGCCAGGTTATGCCATTCGAATGGATCTTTGTGGATGTCGTAGAGTTCTATCGCGAGGCGTTTTCTGTAGCGGCGGACTTTTTCAGCTGCGTCGGCATCGCCGGCGGTGGCTTTCGCTTCCCAGCTTTTGAATTCAGGCGATTTCATGGCGACGTTACGAAATTCGATTTCCGGTGTAAAGTTCCAGATGTACTTGAAGTTTTTCGAACGCACGGAACGAATGCCGAACGTGGGGGAACCGTTGATAATGCCCCGTGTTGTCATTTCGCCGAACACATGGTCCTTGTGCTCCTGCTTACCCGCGAAGACCGGCAGCAGACTTTTCCCATCGAGTACCGGAGCGGGTGTGCCTCCCGCGGCTTCCACGTAGGTGGGCACCAGGTCAACGTATTCAATCATGGCGTCGTTGACAGTGCCGGGCTGAATTTTACCGGGCCAGCGGGCAATCATTGCAGACTGCAGGCCGGAATCGTAACAGGTCCACTTGGCGAAGGGCATGCTACTGCCTTGCTCGCTGACGACGATGACCAGTGTGTTATCGCGGAGCCCGTGCTGGTCGAGTTGTTTGAGGATGCCGCCGACTTCCTCGTCGAACACGGTGATTTCCGCCAGGTAGCGGGTCATGGCCTCGCGTGTTTCCGGCGTATCGACAAAGTAGGGGGGGAGCTTCAACTGGCTGGCGTCGTAGCGGGTTGGATCTCCCTGATCCCAGGGCGTGTGTGGTTCCCGCGAGCAGAAGAAGATGCAGAACGGATCGTCGCGTCCCTGGCATTTTCTGAAAAAGTTGTCGGCTGCTGCCACCAGTCCATCGCCATCCGGTTTCTCAAACGGGAAGACGGCTTGCGAACCGACGTGGCTTTTCCCCGTGAGGGCCACGCGATAGCCGAGCGGTTTCAGGTAGTGCACGATGCTTTTCGTACCACGATTGGCCTGCGTATGATTGGGGTAGGCTCCGGTCTTGACGGGATACTGGCCGGTATAAATATTGTGCCGCGTGGGGGAGCACATGGGAGCTGCCTGAAAGCAGCGCGTGAACCGCATGCCTTCAGTCGCCAGCCGATCGATGTGCGGTGTATGTGCCTGTCCGCCGTAACAGCCGATATCGCGAAACGTACAATCGTCGGCGATGATGAAGACAAAGTTGGGCTGCTTCGCTTCCGCCTGTTCGGTTACTGTCAAGCAGAGCATTGTCACAAACGCAAAGAATGGAATCCAGTGTCGAGCAGGCATGATATCATTTTCCCGATGAGCGCCTCAGAGAACAGAATCGTTGATATCATGCTACCCTGCGAAGTTGTCTCTGCACAGCGTTTTTCATGGAATTCAGGACGAGAAGAAACAGGAAATGGAATGGCAGGGAAGTCAACGCCGGCGAAAAGGTCTGGCTCAACAGCAGGCAGTCGACTATGATGACGTATCGTGCAGTGTAGGCCTTTGCAGTTGGAAGGTGGTTCATATGGCGGCTTCAATTCGCTTCACGCAAGAGTCAAGAATATGGCGGCTGGGATTCTCGGCTGCAATTTGCTTTCTTCTTTGCAGTTGTACTGATCGCAGTTATCAAATGATGAGCAGGACTGACCTGTCGTGGCGGGAACTGGAGAAGCGGGCGGATGTTTCATTTGGAGAACCCGGGTGGGAAGAGAACAAGCTGTTGATTCCGATCAAAGAGATCACGAAAACAACCGGCGATTCTCTGCACGTCAATCGTTATCGATCACAGGTGCTGCAGGACCGGATCCATGTCACCGTCCGTCTGGGACTTCCCGATGATAACACAGAGGAACGGGATCGCCTGCTCGTTACGGTTGACGACCCTCAATATGATCAATACACAATCGTCTACGAGAGCCCGGACGGCAGCATCAACCAGATTCAGCAGATCAAAGTCCCGGATCGATGACAAAATTGCGGGACCAGGCAATAGAAACTGGCAAGCTTTAAAAGGAGAGAACGATGTTACACCAGATTTCTTTTGTC
The sequence above is a segment of the Gimesia algae genome. Coding sequences within it:
- a CDS encoding sulfatase family protein, which codes for MPARHWIPFFAFVTMLCLTVTEQAEAKQPNFVFIIADDCTFRDIGCYGGQAHTPHIDRLATEGMRFTRCFQAAPMCSPTRHNIYTGQYPVKTGAYPNHTQANRGTKSIVHYLKPLGYRVALTGKSHVGSQAVFPFEKPDGDGLVAAADNFFRKCQGRDDPFCIFFCSREPHTPWDQGDPTRYDASQLKLPPYFVDTPETREAMTRYLAEITVFDEEVGGILKQLDQHGLRDNTLVIVVSEQGSSMPFAKWTCYDSGLQSAMIARWPGKIQPGTVNDAMIEYVDLVPTYVEAAGGTPAPVLDGKSLLPVFAGKQEHKDHVFGEMTTRGIINGSPTFGIRSVRSKNFKYIWNFTPEIEFRNVAMKSPEFKSWEAKATAGDADAAEKVRRYRKRLAIELYDIHKDPFEWHNLAGKPEYATVQAELKAELDAWMKHCGDQGQQTELEADQHTKFGGKKKKRKQK
- a CDS encoding sulfatase-like hydrolase/transferase encodes the protein MKQLVLSLILIFSAGFFASDVVAQQAATETRKPNIILIMADDVSWECFGSYGADDYKTPHIDALAKQGVRFTNCYSTPLCTPSRVKLMTGKYNFRNYTHFGYLNPKEKTFGQMLQSAGYKTAIAGKWQLNGLYHGAEGHADNTRPFQAGFEEYCLWQVTTKTKIKEGGGERFWSPPLEQNGKFLTIADNQDQYGPDIMSDFLCDFIKKNQDEPFFVYYPTTLVHNPFVPTPDTIGDAPRTQAANKQPKGKQARKANFVAMVNYLDTLVGKIVKQVEDVGQLDNTLILFTADNGTNVQITSQWNRQTIHGGKGSTTDMGTHVPLVAYWKGHTPEGKVLNDLIDFTDFYPTFAAMADVKLGKDDPIDGRSFLPQLNGKAGQPREWVLNHYQPYWGRFTGDQYVRNADFKLYRDGRFYYVPVDLTESQNLASGQAGRQGEQSRQLLQQTLKNIPPAPPVKGGSNASARPIYPGWRNIVNPHD
- a CDS encoding sulfatase family protein — translated: MLIVLLVLTLIMSARTVAAKTAANTKQRPNIVWILVDDMSCHFGYQGEKLVETPHVDQLAREGVVFRNAYATAPVCSTFRSALITGMYQTTIGAHHHRSSRGTLKINLPAGMQTVPELFRKAGYYTTNANPEGTRPGKEDYNFAYQKSDLYDGVDWTKRANGQPFFAQYQLQGGKLRNVDRWYDEVKTGLDTLITADEVTLPPYYPDHPVIGEDWAAYLNSVSYTDKQVGRILDKLKQEQVLDNTILFFLTDHGISHARGKQFLYEEGLKIPFIVWGPKFVGAKSLRDELIAHIDLSATSLALAGIDIPTTMQGRPLFGPDARPRTYVVSARDRCDETVDHIRSVRKGNFKYIRNYLPERPYLQPCRYKDGKPFVPVLRELYAAGKLNAAQSLHLAETRPEEELYDLTNDPWEIHNLADDAAYQEQLTEFRCLLANWELDTDDRGRFPESEAMYDSDMKPYLNKSRKREPEQAAILEANIQLMKRWRAEGK